A stretch of Lewinella sp. 4G2 DNA encodes these proteins:
- a CDS encoding M4 family metallopeptidase — MSFRLSHTLTFCLLIVSFGLSAQTDGDIFKELGAASHNGPVPSRLELRDGEWLQRLRAQTGQAKFRFQTDRLRAGQLPKTPGLTLLTDHETGRVIRATGRPRALAPKAPTRKDALDYLELLAEDLQLRAGDDEIRPGELLTDELGQTHVRLQQFYRGLPVKPADAYLHATDSQGFDLFMGRLQPAPEGLQITPGLSVETVITEAKISFGSTWHQLSSQQLEWVGEPQIEAELVVYYHDDIARLAYELELHPNLGIHLTRYVDAHDGTTIHEHSHICGTAGLHAVLPPTTATAQNLYGQTVTLNTFSQDGGFFLFDLARPMARTDANGDAQGVIQTFDAAGQSPLNDGFNPATGSSANNRDWTRNATSVHSNAGIAYEYYRTNFNRNSIDGQGGSIYSFYNVNDEDGAQLDNAFWGGRAMFYGNGDQGFRDLPKALDVAGHEMTHGVISATANLVYELQPGAINESLADVFGYLIENRTNDFRLGDDVINPAVFPSGALRNLQDPNNGGNRFGDRGWQPAHTDEYVNLPNDRDNDNGGVHVNSGIPNRAFYNFATTAGIGDDRAGQVYYRAMTTYLTRSSRFIDLRLAVARAALDLYGADAELAANTAFANVGIGGPVDTGGGGGTTPEQGGDYENDLSVNPGDRFILLTDTDRSALYLADEGGNILANPLATVAPGSRPSVTDDGTLALFIDDENQIRGYDFVNDELFFLEGTPATIWRNVAISKDGRLIALTTTDQDNIIYVGALANGDLAPMVLTNPTFGQGISTDNVLYPDAMEWEPGGEFLMYDALSQLDDGLTFWDINFLRAWDGDADTFGDGDIVKLYDQLEEGTSIGNPTFAKNSPYVIAFDRVNVPGSSTTYAVLAANIEQGETALVWNNDAIGYPNYGVADDFLLFDGETGDGTEVLAVQPLMANKITVDGNPGAIINGGSWGTNFATGQRELSVALDAPVVENTAVRLYPTATSGAVTVEFPLLTGPRPLRVLDLSGRTVTTFNVAHDRAQLDLSNLPAGQYYLAVPVVDGVVVRAVVRR; from the coding sequence GTGTCCTTTCGTCTCTCCCACACCCTGACTTTTTGCTTACTCATCGTTTCCTTCGGACTGAGCGCCCAAACCGACGGCGACATCTTCAAAGAGCTCGGCGCCGCCAGCCATAATGGGCCAGTGCCGAGTCGCCTTGAACTCCGGGACGGAGAATGGCTACAACGACTCCGCGCTCAAACCGGGCAGGCCAAGTTCCGGTTCCAGACGGATCGTCTTCGGGCCGGCCAACTCCCCAAAACACCCGGACTGACCTTACTGACCGACCACGAAACCGGACGGGTGATCCGCGCCACCGGCCGACCACGTGCCCTGGCACCGAAAGCGCCGACGCGCAAGGATGCCCTCGACTACCTCGAACTGCTGGCCGAGGACCTCCAGCTCCGCGCCGGTGATGACGAGATCCGGCCGGGCGAACTACTCACCGACGAGCTCGGACAAACCCACGTGCGCCTGCAACAATTCTACCGCGGACTGCCCGTCAAACCCGCCGACGCCTACCTCCACGCTACGGATAGCCAAGGTTTTGACCTGTTTATGGGCCGCCTGCAACCCGCGCCGGAAGGCCTCCAGATAACACCCGGATTGTCCGTAGAAACCGTAATCACCGAAGCTAAGATCAGCTTCGGCAGTACGTGGCACCAGCTCAGTAGCCAGCAACTGGAATGGGTGGGCGAACCTCAAATCGAGGCGGAACTCGTGGTCTACTATCACGACGATATTGCAAGGCTTGCTTACGAACTGGAACTCCATCCCAACCTGGGTATCCACCTCACCCGCTATGTGGATGCGCACGACGGAACGACGATTCACGAACACTCCCACATTTGTGGGACGGCCGGACTGCACGCCGTGCTCCCGCCCACAACTGCCACCGCCCAGAACCTGTACGGACAAACGGTGACGCTAAACACCTTCAGCCAGGACGGTGGTTTCTTTCTTTTCGATCTGGCCCGCCCGATGGCCCGCACGGACGCCAATGGGGACGCCCAGGGCGTCATCCAAACCTTTGATGCCGCCGGCCAGAGCCCCCTGAACGACGGCTTTAACCCGGCCACCGGTTCGTCGGCGAACAACCGGGATTGGACGCGCAACGCCACCTCCGTGCACAGCAACGCCGGGATTGCCTATGAGTACTACCGGACGAATTTCAACCGTAACTCTATCGACGGCCAGGGAGGCTCCATTTACTCCTTTTACAATGTCAATGACGAGGACGGCGCCCAGCTCGACAACGCCTTTTGGGGTGGCCGGGCGATGTTCTACGGCAACGGCGACCAGGGTTTCCGCGACCTACCGAAGGCCCTCGACGTAGCCGGTCACGAGATGACGCACGGCGTGATCTCCGCTACGGCCAACCTCGTTTACGAGCTACAGCCGGGCGCCATCAACGAATCGCTCGCCGACGTTTTCGGTTACCTCATCGAGAACCGGACCAATGACTTCCGGCTCGGGGACGACGTCATCAACCCCGCCGTTTTCCCGTCCGGCGCCCTGCGTAACCTGCAGGACCCGAACAACGGTGGCAACCGATTTGGCGACCGGGGTTGGCAGCCGGCCCACACCGACGAGTACGTCAACCTGCCCAACGACCGGGATAATGACAACGGAGGTGTTCACGTCAACAGCGGCATTCCCAACCGGGCCTTTTACAACTTCGCTACTACGGCGGGCATCGGCGACGATCGCGCCGGCCAGGTCTACTACCGCGCCATGACGACCTACCTGACGCGGAGCAGCCGCTTCATAGATCTCCGCCTCGCCGTAGCCCGCGCCGCCCTCGACCTCTACGGGGCCGACGCGGAACTGGCCGCCAACACCGCCTTCGCCAACGTTGGCATCGGTGGGCCGGTAGATACCGGCGGCGGTGGCGGCACCACGCCGGAACAGGGTGGCGACTACGAAAATGACCTCAGCGTCAACCCCGGCGACCGCTTCATTTTACTGACGGATACGGACCGCAGCGCGCTCTACCTCGCCGACGAGGGCGGTAACATTCTGGCGAATCCACTCGCTACCGTCGCGCCCGGCAGCCGACCCAGTGTGACCGACGATGGTACGCTCGCGCTATTCATTGACGATGAGAACCAGATCCGTGGCTACGACTTCGTCAACGACGAGCTCTTCTTCCTGGAGGGCACCCCGGCTACCATTTGGCGCAATGTAGCCATCAGCAAGGACGGTCGTCTGATTGCGCTGACGACTACCGACCAGGACAACATCATTTACGTCGGCGCCCTCGCCAATGGCGATCTCGCTCCCATGGTGCTTACCAACCCCACCTTCGGGCAGGGCATCAGTACCGACAACGTGCTTTACCCCGACGCGATGGAGTGGGAGCCCGGCGGGGAGTTCCTCATGTACGACGCCCTCAGCCAACTCGACGACGGTCTGACCTTTTGGGACATCAACTTCCTCCGCGCCTGGGACGGAGATGCGGACACTTTTGGCGATGGTGACATCGTCAAACTCTACGACCAATTGGAGGAGGGGACGAGTATTGGCAACCCTACGTTCGCCAAGAATTCTCCTTACGTAATTGCTTTTGATCGCGTGAACGTCCCAGGCTCGAGTACGACCTACGCCGTCCTCGCCGCCAACATTGAGCAGGGAGAGACCGCGCTGGTCTGGAACAACGATGCCATCGGTTACCCCAACTACGGCGTTGCGGACGACTTCCTCCTCTTTGACGGTGAGACTGGCGACGGCACCGAGGTTCTGGCCGTCCAGCCCCTGATGGCCAATAAAATCACGGTGGACGGCAACCCCGGCGCCATCATCAACGGTGGCAGTTGGGGCACCAACTTCGCGACGGGCCAACGCGAACTCTCCGTTGCCCTTGATGCGCCCGTGGTGGAAAACACCGCGGTACGGCTGTACCCCACCGCTACTTCGGGGGCGGTTACGGTGGAGTTTCCGTTGCTCACGGGGCCCCGTCCCTTGCGGGTGTTGGATCTGAGCGGCCGCACGGTAACGACCTTCAACGTTGCGCATGACCGGGCCCAGCTCGACCTTTCCAACTTACCTGCGGGCCAGTATTATTTGGCGGTACCGGTGGTTGATGGGGTGGTGGTTAGAGCCGTTGTTAGACGGTGA
- the aspS gene encoding aspartate--tRNA ligase yields MFRTHNNGQLRLADAGKSVTLSGWVQIGRDFGGLTFVDLRDRYGITQIVFDQDDNAELADRARKLGREFVIQVKGIVRERTNKNPNRATGNIEIIASEMTILNKAKTPPFTIEDDTDGGDELRMQYRYLDLRRRPLQDNIIFRSKLALAVRAYLGRKDFVEVETPFLIKSTPEGARDFVVPSRLNEGQFYALPQSPQTFKQLLMVAGYDRYFQIVKCFRDEDLRADRQPEFTQIDCEMAFVEQEDVLNTFEGLTRHLFLEMKGINLPDFPRMQYDDAIRLYGSDKPDLRFGMELVELNDVAQNQGFKVFDAAELVVGIRVPGKAGLTRKQLDKLTDWVKRPQIGAKGLVYVKCNEDGTYKSSVDKFFDQEKLAAWAAATGAQSGDLMLVISGEDEKSRIQMGNLRLHVAGEFDMIPADTFKPLWVVDFPLLEWDEDSERFHAMHHPFTSPKKEEVERMLNGDHETMKALKADAYDLVINGAEIGGGSVRIYDRALQEKNFQLLGFTPEEAEEQFGFLMGAFEYGAPPHAGIAFGFDRLCAVMNGQASIRDFIAFPKNNQGRDVMIDAPARVDEEQLKELSLALNLQEK; encoded by the coding sequence CAGATCGTTTTTGACCAGGACGACAACGCTGAACTCGCCGACCGCGCCCGGAAACTCGGCCGGGAATTCGTCATCCAGGTGAAGGGGATCGTACGGGAACGGACCAACAAAAACCCCAACCGGGCCACCGGCAACATCGAGATCATCGCCAGCGAAATGACGATCCTCAACAAGGCCAAAACGCCGCCCTTCACCATCGAGGACGATACCGACGGCGGCGACGAGCTCCGCATGCAGTACCGGTATCTGGACCTGCGGCGCCGACCCCTGCAGGACAACATCATCTTCCGTTCCAAACTGGCCCTGGCCGTACGGGCCTACCTCGGCCGGAAGGATTTCGTGGAAGTTGAAACGCCCTTCCTCATCAAGTCTACCCCGGAGGGAGCACGGGATTTCGTGGTGCCCAGCCGCCTCAACGAAGGTCAGTTCTACGCGCTACCGCAAAGCCCCCAGACTTTTAAGCAGTTGCTGATGGTGGCGGGTTACGACCGCTACTTCCAGATCGTCAAGTGTTTCCGCGACGAAGACCTCCGGGCCGACCGCCAGCCGGAATTCACCCAGATCGACTGCGAAATGGCATTCGTGGAGCAAGAGGACGTCCTCAATACCTTCGAGGGCCTCACCCGCCACCTGTTCCTGGAAATGAAGGGCATCAACCTGCCTGACTTCCCCCGGATGCAGTACGACGACGCGATCCGTCTCTACGGCTCCGATAAGCCCGACCTTCGGTTCGGGATGGAATTGGTGGAACTCAACGACGTCGCCCAGAACCAGGGCTTCAAGGTGTTCGACGCCGCCGAGCTCGTCGTCGGTATCCGCGTACCCGGTAAGGCTGGCCTCACTCGCAAGCAACTTGACAAGCTGACCGACTGGGTCAAGCGCCCCCAGATTGGTGCCAAAGGCCTCGTCTACGTAAAGTGTAACGAGGATGGTACTTACAAGTCCAGCGTAGACAAATTCTTCGACCAGGAGAAACTCGCCGCCTGGGCCGCCGCCACGGGCGCGCAGTCGGGTGACCTCATGCTCGTCATCTCCGGTGAGGACGAGAAGAGCCGCATCCAGATGGGTAACCTGCGCCTCCACGTTGCCGGTGAGTTCGACATGATCCCCGCCGATACATTCAAGCCCCTTTGGGTCGTCGACTTCCCCCTCCTCGAATGGGACGAGGACAGCGAGCGCTTCCACGCCATGCACCACCCCTTCACCAGCCCCAAAAAGGAAGAAGTAGAACGGATGCTCAACGGCGACCACGAGACCATGAAGGCCCTTAAGGCGGATGCCTACGACCTCGTCATTAACGGTGCCGAGATCGGTGGTGGTTCCGTCCGGATCTACGATCGGGCCCTCCAGGAAAAGAACTTCCAACTCCTCGGCTTCACCCCCGAAGAAGCGGAAGAGCAGTTCGGCTTCCTCATGGGCGCCTTCGAGTACGGTGCCCCTCCCCACGCCGGCATCGCCTTCGGTTTCGATCGCCTCTGCGCCGTCATGAACGGTCAAGCCTCCATCCGCGACTTCATCGCCTTCCCTAAAAACAACCAAGGCCGCGACGTGATGATCGACGCCCCCGCGCGGGTAGATGAGGAGCAATTGAAGGAGTTGAGTTTGGCGCTGAATCTTCAGGAGAAGTAG